GATCCTGGACGCATTACCCCCAAGACTAGCACCTCTGAAACTGCCTCCGCTTTGATTCCTCATCCCCCCAGGAGCACTATTGGTGGAGTACCCACCATATCTGCCCGAACTCTGCTTCTTTGCCCCAGTATTATCGCTTGTGGTCTCCAGCTTCCTTTTCTCAGCCTTGCCTTTCTTATCAGCCTTGATCTGTTCCGAAAGTCTTTCAGCAGCACCAGCCCTCAAGTAAATGTCCTGAACTGTAGTGGGTGGAGCCGctgtgagcctcttcttgatgtccatagtgagcccccgctcaaacctcatagccaaCATAGCTTCATTCTGCCCAAAGTCATCAGTGTATGAGGATAACTGTCGAAACTTTCGATGATAAGTCTCCACTGTCATATCTTCTGTCATCTTGAAGGTGTCAAACTCCTCCCGTAGTTTGGCTTTTTGGAACTCGGGCATAAACTCATTCTTCAGAAGCTCTTGAAAGTCCAACCAAGACACATGTCCCTTCTCAGGATCCTCAGCAACCTCCCTAGCAAACTCTCGTATATCCACCTTGTTCCTGGTCCACCAGTCACCGGCTGTGGCCCTAAGATAGTGGGCAGCTTGATCCACTTGCAGCTCTTCCGGACATGCTACCAATTCAAACAGATTGGTGAATTCTCTACACCATTCCCCCAGCAACTGTGGTTCCCCTTCTCCAGTGAATTTTGTGGGGTTATGCCTTGCCACAATGGTACTCATTTTTGCAGGGTCCATTCTTTTGGCttttagggcctcattctcagccAGTAGCCGGTCTAACTCTTCCTGGGTGATGTTTACAGCCGTGTTCCTTCTTGGAGGCATGACTACAAGAGAATTTTAGGAATTAGCTGCAACACAAAACACTTTGGTAATTCTAGCCAATTCTTTTACTCTTATCTTACTTGTCTATCTAGCATGGCttagggatcacataaccgcatatcactagacatagccTTCTGACACAACTTAATAGGTGTATAAGTATAAATCAACCTTAAAACATGCAAAGTATTATGCCACAACCTCCTATCAACTCTTTATGCAACAATTATCATatcaatcagttaatacttaGGCAATAATATATGGAGTTATGCTCAATATCATGCAACTTCTCTACCCTTCCTCTCATATGCACTCAGGgttcccgggtcaaactgagagggccaatggttcggtgtgagggggcccctaactcatcccttacctttagtgtgctcctaacagttttgtcccggggttcattttatttagactcttcctatattcattggattcattggtttaggcctgaagatcgttcgctctgataccactttgtaacacccccatttatttaagggcctgaactaggactcctcagataaagaggGGCGTTACCATCCCGGAaatccgaggcagtagataacaaagggaaagataacagtactttaaattaaaaaggttataatgtttacaacggaaataacACATGtcttaaataaaaaaataaagtctgacaactaaacaaaataaaggtgagctagctctaagtcaggtgatccatgctctctccctgccagctcccaatgtctcaacaacctgtcaatctgctccccacaaaggatcatcacaggcatacacgaatacacagggtcaaccgcgaggttgagtaggtaatacgatataataaagaatgcaatgctatgctcctccaatcaactccatcacacacatccccggcacgcccagccataccgatccccggtagactatatatatcgaccataGTCGATCTGCGCCGCGTgacggaggacaccagggcaagtcctgcagaacccacctgggccttaatcacaacaatctcatctcctccaactccaactccaatgcaaatACAATGTATGAAATATATGAAACAAAATGCTCAACAGGATAAATGAGATAGTCAGGTATGTCATATAATTCCAAACATGTCAACTCtttataataaaaaatccaatcagtgtattcccctacctcaaatagcggtgataagctaactgcagatcagaagtattccacccgaaactcgccacctaaacatatatatatataacataattaattctcttactaatcccgttcccatactcaaaagttactataagtagaaactttcccaatttagaaattactaaaaatataagttactcaaaatagaaagtttcctaaaatgggaagtttcccaaaatagcaattaccaaaaGAATAGCaaattactaaaaatagtaatTTTCCCGAAATAGAATCCCGACTCAAAAACTTAAAtatattattccgtcaccgctacttaaaattaacttaataatcaaaCTAACAATGTAAATATTAGAAGTATACacattcccgactcattaaaataaaacccgtaacaaaacaatttcaaaaacaacgcacaacacacacacgcacactcccttttcaacccgtcacaaaccgcccctcaaccaccaatcctcaccgccgaccaccaggcctgacaccaggtctggcctggtcacctcccaccaccaccaacgtggtcgacccacgccggcggtCCTAGCCACCACCAACAAAACCCCACTGCGTTCTGCGCCACAAAACGCCATGAACAGCCCCCCTTTTTAACCCGACAGCCACCACGACACTCCCCTGGCACcctaccaaccaccaccattgccaccaccgtcgcacggcgactctgacacacgtggcaccaccgattcgacctcccccgagtccacggtggtgccaccccttttCCTATGTCTGAAATGCTACCAAAAACACCCCACCgaccccgacacctaaacaccaccactgcaaccaccaccagcaacgaccaccactctaaccaccaccacccgactcgactcTACACCCACAACACATCTCaccaccccacgaccaccaccacagTCCCTAAAAGACGCATAACACAATACAAAACAGTGGGACAGAAATGAAAACGAGAACccttacctatgacggccgtcgacctgTGCTTTTCCGGCCAGTATAACCACCCTCGACCACTAGCAAAGGCTCCCCTAGACTCCTGGCAGtccctactccctccacactcaccggcgtgctctCTTTGGCCGTGTAAAAGGCTTGATCGGGAAAGGAATAAGGGGTTGATGTTTGTGATGtcaaaatgacggtagggaggggactagggttttaaaggtgtaaaagggtttgattttagggtttggtgaggtaaaatggtaggtgggtaaatgggtaataagtgggtaaatgggctatgaccTCTCGACCCAAAAATACCACTCaattataaacccgactcatctcgcgatataaattaaacaattatttttacgcttttaccattaccttttACGCTACCATAAAATAATAAAACTTgcccgaacaataataaaatacggggcattatactcatactacactatcatgtgaatcacataacatccaggaatccaaactctatcaaccatagccggcttgcatctcaccttctatgattcatagaatcatcaaacaagaaagggcaatatatcaaagacatgcataagttcttagtaccgtcaatagtcactctgtaactcgagtctataccacgaggtagggaaggtaatcgaaccggtatcttggctcagcggttaatattaataaaacatggccaagacacaacacaaccctagcctaaaatctgcgcaaacctagacatgcggatacacaccaccgcacccaatacccacaatttttctaaaacaaagtgagtaccctaaggagtccaccaaagggttggctagtacttaagctgaccacttactaacaaaataagtaacgaggtcatgccccaacttggatataaatccactagtcaggaacacaaaggctattaagcagtgaacatatactcgtcagagactataaagacctatctatgatgaaggccgaaacactcacctaggacctagtcccagctagtcccagcttgaatactttagcccacgccacacaagacaagtaagacacccacttaaccataagagggcaaagagtccaacttaccaacatagatgctaacattctatcatgtgaaaggctatataaatgtctattcagcagacaatccaacaatatcctcaatatcaataataatccaaattcctgctaaccgttaatctcataattcatgagaacaagctaaaatggcaacaaggcaagaagactcaagtataaagcatccaaagcatccaacaaccaacatgtgaaatgataattacaaatatcaaggcataacataaaacatccaatctcacctcaaagacaaaccctcgacccgagtcccacgacgggtcatcggtcaaatcgaggctgactggtttaaacctagtttgaccaaactcgttcggtcaatctggcccagctcagagtcttggcctactttggcccaaatcacaaattttatcgcaatactattctcatgctatttccaatttctatcatatgaaaaacgaaagtaacacattatcaatcacctaaacacttaacaaacaacaaacaccacattaactactaatgtgacattaatccgtcgagtaactcggaatagttaccttaagctagcaaagagacaagcaataaacttgagaaagcttctaaaacccaaaattactcttcatcttcaaccacatatgagccacctaaaataattatgtgaaaggacgatattaacgaattatctttatataaaatatgagacggaaattaatttaattatattttaaataaaccaaactagcgtcaaaataatttatggacacggctcaaaagttattatgacaacctcaaactcggcctaaccaccaactacacatggcctcaaactcgtgacttagctaggccactgcctaggccacggccaggccactgctaaGCTACAGCCAGGCCACAACTGTCTCCAACACTCCACCTAAACAACTACCCATCTCAGCCACTAAAACCCATGCTTGACTGTTCTAAAATCAGCCCACTCAATCACGTTAAAATAGTCCCAAAACCTTGCAACAGAACATCCCAAAACAACCCCACCACAGTCCAAGAACAACTCTGAAAAACCTGCACAAAGTGACCTCAAAACAGTCCTAAAATAGTCCCTCATCACCCCACGAAACAGCCTACTCAACACATTATAGCGGTCCCAAAAATACACAGGAAACCGTCCAACATCAGTCACTCTTACGCCCTAAAACAGTCCGAAAGGCACCATTTATCCATCCCAAACTGCCCCAAAACaaaccctacatgtcagtatacaccgtctcaaatataaaagacaacaattagcacccaaaacaatccatacatgtcagcatataccatcttaaatataccacttactagctagcatcccaaatgatccctagaggtcagtatacaccgtctcaatcatctccacatatcagtatacaccgtctcaactatacaactgactaattaacatccataaggatctctatatataattatacaccgtctcaactataaaacagactaacaaatcttctaccagaccgtctattttagtacatacaaccgtcttataataaataaagctgaaaatataaatgggtttgtaagaacacataacgaaaatgaattttacttacaacggattgacgagaacgacgaaaggagcgctatggaacaaaaatagttgaaaacggataaggaacgaagcaccgacgtcgattaacagatcaaaaTTCAAA
The Silene latifolia isolate original U9 population chromosome 11, ASM4854445v1, whole genome shotgun sequence genome window above contains:
- the LOC141615344 gene encoding uncharacterized protein LOC141615344; this encodes MPPRRNTAVNITQEELDRLLAENEALKAKRMDPAKMSTIVARHNPTKFTGEGEPQLLGEWCREFTNLFELVACPEELQVDQAAHYLRATAGDWWTRNKVDIREFAREVAEDPEKGHVSWLDFQELLKNEFMPEFQKAKLREEFDTFKMTEDMTVETYHRKFRQLSSYTDDFGQNEAMLAMRFERGLTMDIKKRLTAAPPTTVQDIYLRAGAAERLSEQIKADKKGKAEKRKLETTSDNTGAKKQSSGRYGGYSTNSAPGGMRNQSGGSFRGASLGGNASRITCFGCGKLGHRKFECRSSGGNQSGGFRTPTSGFSGSRTVGSGFSSYRTPNTGYGGGARSGASNSYQGSYNNYQNRSQQNQASGGGNFQRNQNEGNKQSNTASSSQFGAKSSGKLFAMGKEAAKEDAHVVTGTFPVNSKPTFVLFDSGATHSFISAEHAVVLNLKSYDRIVDSVVVPLGSRCLVIESTPGYQFGSERLCFL